From Alteribacter lacisalsi, a single genomic window includes:
- a CDS encoding alanine/glycine:cation symporter family protein — protein sequence MKVLEFLEFFIDDILWTWILIGLLIGLGLWFTISTGFVQFRYFGEMFKVVFEKSTISSKGKQGVSSFQAFCISTASRVGTGNLAGVALAVSLGGPGAVFWMWLIALLGAATAFIESTLAQVYKVKDGENFRGGPAYYMEKALKARWLGVSFAILITLAFGFIFNMVQANTISGAFENAYDINPLWTGIVLALLAGLVFFGGVQRVAKVTQIIVPVMAVIYLVFALGISIVNITELPAVISLILANAFGLEEVVGGGMGAALMQGIRRGLFSNEAGMGSVPNAAATANVKHPAKQGLVQSLGVFVDTLIICTATAFVILLTDVYTGGAEEGIAITQMALSEHIGDWAISFLALAILLFAFSSIVGNYYYGETNMEFVRKNRLMINFYRVAVMAMVLIGATAELSTVWMMADLFMGLMAVMNLLVIAILGKLAVAVLRDYGKQRKARKEPVFYADQIEGLTGTECWEREERKEKAN from the coding sequence GTGAAAGTCTTGGAATTCTTAGAATTTTTTATAGATGATATATTATGGACATGGATTCTGATTGGTCTTCTGATCGGTCTCGGTCTCTGGTTTACGATCAGCACCGGTTTCGTTCAATTCCGGTATTTTGGTGAAATGTTCAAAGTTGTGTTCGAGAAAAGCACGATTTCAAGTAAAGGAAAACAGGGTGTGTCCTCATTCCAGGCGTTCTGTATCTCGACCGCTTCCCGTGTAGGTACCGGAAACCTGGCCGGTGTGGCGCTCGCCGTTTCCCTCGGCGGACCTGGTGCTGTGTTCTGGATGTGGCTCATCGCCCTCCTCGGTGCGGCGACTGCGTTCATTGAGAGTACCCTCGCGCAGGTATACAAGGTCAAGGACGGAGAAAACTTCCGAGGCGGACCTGCTTATTATATGGAAAAAGCATTAAAAGCACGCTGGCTCGGTGTTTCGTTTGCGATTTTAATTACACTGGCTTTCGGATTTATTTTCAATATGGTGCAGGCGAACACGATTTCCGGCGCGTTTGAAAATGCGTACGACATTAATCCGCTGTGGACAGGAATCGTTCTTGCCCTCCTTGCAGGTCTCGTCTTCTTCGGCGGCGTGCAGCGGGTGGCAAAAGTAACTCAGATTATCGTCCCGGTTATGGCCGTTATTTATCTCGTTTTTGCCCTCGGGATCTCGATCGTGAATATCACGGAACTCCCTGCAGTGATCAGCCTGATCCTGGCTAACGCATTCGGCCTTGAAGAAGTGGTCGGCGGCGGTATGGGTGCCGCGCTCATGCAGGGGATCCGGCGCGGACTCTTCTCCAACGAAGCCGGTATGGGTAGTGTGCCGAACGCCGCAGCGACTGCAAACGTGAAGCACCCGGCCAAGCAGGGTCTCGTGCAGTCACTCGGGGTGTTTGTCGATACGCTGATCATCTGTACGGCAACAGCGTTTGTGATTCTATTGACCGATGTGTACACCGGCGGCGCTGAAGAAGGGATCGCCATTACCCAGATGGCACTGAGCGAACATATCGGCGACTGGGCAATTTCGTTCCTCGCCCTTGCGATTCTCCTGTTTGCGTTCAGTTCCATCGTCGGTAACTACTACTACGGCGAGACGAACATGGAGTTTGTCCGAAAGAACCGCTTGATGATCAACTTCTACCGCGTCGCTGTTATGGCGATGGTTCTGATTGGTGCTACAGCTGAACTGAGCACAGTCTGGATGATGGCCGACCTGTTCATGGGTCTGATGGCCGTCATGAACCTTCTCGTCATAGCGATACTCGGTAAGCTTGCGGTCGCCGTGCTCCGCGATTACGGCAAGCAGCGTAAAGCGCGCAAGGAACCGGTCTTCTATGCCGACCAGATCGAAGGTCTTACCGGCACTGAGTGCTGGGAGCGTGAAGAGCGTAAAGAGAAAGCAAATTAA
- a CDS encoding DUF5665 domain-containing protein: protein MPLSKEQEARKVPAKHRREPDEKREEQNDRMEKLIDKMEEISTKGHMKDIAFHFTNKKEVVKVNLLAGVARGVGLTVGTAIFIGLLIIILSYSAALPFIGEYLAGFLDMIQENRTTE, encoded by the coding sequence ATGCCACTATCCAAAGAACAGGAAGCGCGGAAGGTGCCGGCCAAGCACAGACGTGAGCCGGACGAAAAGCGGGAAGAGCAGAACGACCGGATGGAAAAACTGATCGATAAAATGGAAGAAATTTCGACGAAAGGCCACATGAAGGATATCGCCTTCCACTTCACGAATAAAAAAGAAGTGGTCAAGGTGAATCTGCTCGCAGGGGTGGCAAGAGGGGTCGGACTGACGGTCGGAACTGCGATTTTCATCGGGCTTCTGATCATCATTTTGTCCTATTCCGCGGCACTGCCGTTCATCGGCGAATACCTTGCCGGCTTCCTTGATATGATTCAGGAAAACCGCACGACCGAATAA
- the rlmD gene encoding 23S rRNA (uracil(1939)-C(5))-methyltransferase RlmD: MTTHTPVTKNQTVTLSFEDLTHDGAGVAKLDGYPVFVPRALPGETGTAKVVKVKKNFAIGRLLELTEESTNRAEPPCPIFKRCGGCQLQHLDYEGQLAYKTKHVTDVLARIGKIEDVTVHSTLGMEEPWRYRNKAQVPVGEQNGEIVAGFYAERSHEIVDMPSCVIQNEENDRVVQLVKGLAKKYGIRAYDEKKHKGTLRHIVTRHGKTTGELMVVLVTRGKELPNKKNIVEEIRENLPEVKSIVQNINPKRTNVIFGDKTEVLWGEEVIYDYIGDIKFAISARSFYQVNPVQTKVLYDKALEYADLNGDETVIDAYCGIGTISLFLAQKAKQVLGVEIVLEAISDAKNNAILNGLTNTEFAVGEAEKVMPWWYAQGVRPDVIVVDPPRKGCDEALLDAIADMKPKRVVYVSCNPATLARDLQYLEEKGFKTQEVQPVDMFPQTTHCEAVAKIELV; encoded by the coding sequence ATGACGACACACACACCTGTAACGAAAAATCAGACCGTGACCCTCTCTTTTGAGGATCTGACCCACGACGGCGCCGGCGTGGCCAAGCTCGACGGCTACCCGGTGTTCGTGCCCCGTGCGCTGCCGGGGGAGACCGGCACGGCCAAAGTGGTAAAAGTAAAGAAGAATTTCGCCATCGGCCGCCTGCTGGAGCTGACGGAAGAAAGCACGAACCGCGCCGAGCCACCGTGCCCGATCTTTAAGCGCTGCGGCGGCTGCCAGCTCCAGCACCTCGACTACGAAGGGCAGCTGGCGTATAAAACGAAGCACGTGACCGACGTTCTCGCCCGGATCGGAAAAATTGAAGACGTGACTGTCCACTCGACACTCGGAATGGAAGAACCCTGGCGCTACCGGAACAAAGCCCAGGTCCCTGTCGGCGAGCAGAACGGCGAAATCGTTGCCGGCTTCTACGCCGAACGAAGCCATGAAATCGTCGACATGCCGAGCTGCGTAATCCAGAACGAAGAAAACGACCGTGTCGTCCAGCTCGTTAAAGGCCTGGCCAAAAAGTACGGCATCCGCGCCTACGACGAGAAGAAGCACAAAGGCACGCTCCGCCACATCGTCACCCGCCACGGCAAAACGACCGGTGAACTTATGGTCGTACTGGTGACCCGCGGCAAAGAGCTGCCGAACAAAAAGAACATCGTGGAAGAGATTCGCGAAAACCTGCCGGAAGTCAAATCGATCGTCCAGAACATCAACCCGAAGCGCACGAACGTCATATTCGGGGACAAAACGGAAGTGCTCTGGGGCGAAGAGGTGATCTACGACTACATCGGCGACATCAAGTTTGCCATCTCTGCCCGTTCGTTCTACCAGGTGAACCCGGTGCAGACGAAGGTGCTTTACGATAAAGCACTCGAGTATGCGGACCTAAACGGAGACGAAACAGTGATCGACGCCTACTGCGGCATCGGCACAATCAGCCTGTTTCTGGCACAAAAAGCGAAGCAGGTGCTCGGCGTGGAGATCGTCCTGGAAGCGATCTCGGACGCGAAAAACAACGCAATACTCAACGGCCTCACCAACACCGAGTTCGCCGTCGGCGAAGCGGAAAAAGTGATGCCGTGGTGGTACGCCCAGGGCGTGCGCCCCGACGTCATCGTCGTCGACCCGCCGAGAAAAGGCTGCGACGAAGCGCTGTTGGATGCGATTGCAGATATGAAACCGAAGCGGGTGGTGTACGTATCGTGCAACCCGGCAACCTTGGCCCGGGATCTTCAGTATCTGGAGGAAAAAGGGTTTAAGACGCAGGAAGTACAGCCGGTGGATATGTTTCCGCAGACGACACATTGTGAAGCGGTAGCTAAAATTGAACTAGTATAA
- a CDS encoding carbon starvation CstA family protein, which translates to MNGIFLALAGMVVFFLGYRYYSRFIAERIYRLDPDYVTPAHRYKDGVDFVPTNKFILWGHHFTSVAGAAPIVGPAIAIYWGWGPAFLWVVLGTVFAAGVHDFGALVLSVRNKGQSVGTLANKIIGQRAKILFLFIILILVLMVNAVFAWVIANLFILFPSAVLSVFIQIPLAIWIGYLVYKKSKNMLLPSLAALATMYIAAIVASRVPALQIDLPRYFGGEENIVAFGLNGVAMAFFVWIVVLMIYVYIASTLPVWKLLQPRDYINSHQLILGLVILYLGLFFMGGAEMTAPVYNADATTPWFPLLFITIACGAISGFHGLVASGTSSKQLNKETDARFVGYLGAVGEGLLALLTIIAVGTFFATQGDFLSNYSSFAVAGDIGLGTFIQGAGQLAGGIFIPADIATTIVAVIVVSFAATSLDTAVRLMRYIISELGAEYKVQKLTKKHVATTVAVGSSAALALLPQGPQGFGSGGYLLWPLFGTSNQLLAGITLLLITLWLKYQGRNYLVTFIPMVFVLAMTLWAMARQLIFDWSGLGGAELNLLLFLLGSVIFVFACWICLEAYNAMRRSSQGPPKDQDASM; encoded by the coding sequence ATGAACGGTATATTCTTAGCACTTGCCGGTATGGTAGTATTCTTTCTCGGCTACCGCTATTATTCGAGATTCATAGCCGAGCGGATCTATCGCCTCGATCCGGATTACGTAACACCGGCGCACCGGTATAAGGACGGCGTTGACTTCGTGCCGACGAACAAATTTATCCTCTGGGGTCACCACTTCACCTCCGTGGCCGGAGCGGCACCGATTGTCGGACCGGCGATCGCCATCTACTGGGGCTGGGGACCAGCCTTTTTATGGGTCGTGCTCGGGACGGTGTTCGCTGCCGGGGTGCATGACTTCGGAGCCCTCGTCCTGTCGGTCAGAAATAAAGGACAGTCGGTCGGGACGCTTGCGAACAAGATTATCGGCCAGCGGGCCAAAATTCTGTTCTTATTTATCATCTTAATTCTCGTTCTCATGGTGAACGCCGTGTTTGCCTGGGTTATTGCGAACCTGTTTATCCTGTTTCCATCCGCGGTGCTCTCGGTATTCATCCAGATCCCGCTTGCGATCTGGATCGGATACCTGGTGTACAAAAAGAGCAAGAATATGCTGCTGCCATCACTCGCTGCTCTTGCGACGATGTATATAGCCGCAATCGTTGCCTCACGGGTACCGGCACTTCAGATTGATCTGCCGCGCTACTTCGGCGGGGAGGAAAATATCGTGGCGTTCGGTCTGAACGGCGTCGCTATGGCGTTTTTCGTCTGGATCGTGGTTCTCATGATCTACGTGTACATCGCCTCTACCCTTCCTGTCTGGAAGCTGCTTCAGCCGCGGGATTACATCAACTCCCACCAGCTGATTTTAGGTCTAGTAATCCTGTATTTGGGACTGTTTTTCATGGGCGGTGCGGAAATGACAGCACCTGTCTACAACGCGGACGCGACCACGCCGTGGTTCCCGCTACTCTTCATTACGATTGCCTGCGGGGCCATATCCGGTTTCCACGGACTTGTGGCGTCAGGGACGTCCAGTAAGCAGCTGAACAAGGAAACAGACGCCCGGTTTGTCGGCTACCTCGGTGCTGTTGGTGAAGGTCTTCTCGCCCTCCTGACCATCATCGCGGTTGGTACGTTTTTTGCCACTCAGGGTGACTTCCTCTCCAACTACTCGAGCTTCGCTGTGGCCGGGGATATCGGTCTCGGCACGTTCATCCAGGGTGCCGGGCAGCTCGCCGGCGGTATTTTCATTCCGGCTGATATCGCGACCACAATCGTCGCCGTGATCGTGGTGAGTTTTGCCGCCACCAGTCTCGATACAGCCGTGCGGCTTATGCGCTACATCATTTCCGAGCTCGGTGCTGAGTACAAAGTGCAGAAGCTGACAAAAAAGCACGTGGCCACTACCGTTGCGGTTGGTTCTTCTGCAGCGCTTGCGCTTCTTCCACAGGGACCGCAGGGCTTCGGCTCCGGGGGATACCTCCTCTGGCCGCTGTTCGGTACATCGAACCAGCTTCTGGCCGGAATTACCCTGCTTCTTATCACACTCTGGCTGAAGTATCAGGGTCGAAACTACCTGGTTACGTTTATTCCGATGGTGTTCGTCCTCGCGATGACACTCTGGGCGATGGCCCGTCAGCTTATTTTCGACTGGTCAGGTCTTGGCGGCGCGGAACTGAACCTGCTTCTGTTCCTGCTCGGTTCTGTGATTTTCGTATTTGCATGCTGGATCTGTCTTGAAGCCTACAACGCCATGCGCCGCTCCAGTCAGGGACCGCCTAAGGATCAGGACGCGTCGATGTAA
- a CDS encoding ArsA family ATPase, with translation MHDLTRLKPVLFVGGKGGVGKSTTASALALSASRRGQRTLLISTDPAHNLGDLFHTRLSDEPVEVRSNLSVMELDPEKESERYIAQVKANIQGHVKATMIDEVHRQMDMAKSSPGADEAAMFDRIVSILLEERPKFDHVIFDTAPTGHTLRLMSLPEMMGVWMDGMLERRRKTNEDYTQLLNDGEPVDDPIFDTLQARREKFVKVREILLDKTVTGFLFVMNPERLPIEEARRGVATLRRHDIPVEGVVVNKVIPSDVDGQFFVKRKAQQEQYLAQIDEAFAGLPQLRLPLLEEDISTTDHLDRMAEVLDQAVVMD, from the coding sequence ATGCATGATTTGACCCGGCTGAAGCCGGTACTGTTTGTGGGAGGCAAGGGCGGCGTGGGGAAATCCACGACCGCCTCCGCCCTCGCGCTTTCGGCGAGCCGGCGCGGCCAGCGGACGCTGCTCATTTCCACCGATCCAGCGCACAACCTCGGCGACCTGTTTCATACACGGCTTAGTGATGAGCCGGTTGAAGTGCGGTCGAACCTGTCGGTAATGGAGCTTGACCCGGAAAAAGAAAGCGAGCGTTACATCGCACAGGTAAAGGCGAACATTCAGGGGCACGTGAAGGCGACGATGATTGACGAGGTGCACCGGCAGATGGATATGGCCAAGTCGTCGCCCGGGGCGGATGAGGCAGCCATGTTTGACCGGATTGTGTCAATTCTGCTCGAGGAGCGGCCAAAATTTGATCACGTTATTTTTGATACGGCCCCAACCGGGCATACGCTTAGGCTTATGAGCCTGCCTGAGATGATGGGCGTGTGGATGGACGGGATGCTCGAGCGCCGCCGGAAAACAAACGAGGACTATACGCAGCTGTTAAACGACGGTGAGCCGGTGGACGATCCAATTTTCGACACCCTTCAGGCACGGAGGGAAAAATTCGTCAAGGTACGTGAAATATTACTCGATAAAACGGTGACCGGCTTCCTGTTTGTGATGAACCCGGAACGGCTGCCGATCGAGGAAGCCCGCCGGGGCGTGGCGACCCTCCGCCGCCACGACATTCCGGTGGAGGGCGTGGTTGTGAACAAGGTGATCCCCTCAGACGTGGACGGCCAGTTCTTTGTGAAGCGGAAAGCCCAGCAGGAGCAGTATCTCGCGCAGATTGACGAGGCGTTCGCCGGGCTTCCCCAGCTCCGCCTTCCTCTTTTGGAGGAGGATATTTCGACGACGGATCATCTCGACCGGATGGCGGAGGTGCTGGATCAGGCGGTTGTGATGGACTAA
- a CDS encoding YihY/virulence factor BrkB family protein codes for MYIWLVRFVNQVKEGHVFDLSAQLAFYFLLMFVPFLLVGLALLSFFPIDGQLLLQYVSAVTPGEVDTIIERNEEMLLDVRHGGFLSFGLIVAVFATSNSLHATIRALNLAHEAEEERSFFHIRALSILFALLIIGAILVQLVLPFFIVTLDDYVARAFQIPGAALASWEWLVWAVSTATVFSVLALLYKLGPNVELTLKQVAPGALFATFGWQLSSFGLSFYVKNIASLNFLHGTLSSVIILMIWFYLVGFVLLTGGQINALQVKKTKPDFID; via the coding sequence TTGTACATCTGGCTTGTCCGTTTTGTGAATCAGGTAAAAGAAGGTCATGTGTTCGACTTGTCGGCTCAGCTCGCGTTTTATTTTCTGCTCATGTTCGTGCCCTTTCTCCTCGTGGGTCTCGCCCTCCTCAGTTTTTTCCCGATCGACGGGCAGCTGCTGCTTCAGTACGTGTCGGCCGTCACCCCTGGTGAGGTGGACACAATCATCGAGCGCAACGAGGAGATGCTCCTTGATGTGCGCCACGGCGGGTTTCTGTCGTTCGGTCTGATCGTGGCTGTGTTCGCCACGTCCAACAGCCTGCACGCCACGATCCGGGCCTTGAATCTGGCACATGAAGCGGAGGAGGAACGGTCGTTTTTTCACATTCGTGCCCTTTCGATCCTGTTCGCTCTGCTGATTATCGGCGCGATTCTCGTGCAGCTCGTGCTGCCTTTTTTTATCGTCACCCTCGATGACTATGTGGCCCGCGCGTTTCAGATTCCCGGCGCCGCCCTCGCCTCGTGGGAGTGGCTCGTCTGGGCGGTGAGCACCGCCACCGTTTTTTCCGTGCTCGCCCTTCTCTACAAGCTCGGCCCAAACGTGGAGCTCACTTTAAAACAGGTGGCCCCCGGCGCCCTGTTTGCCACGTTCGGCTGGCAGCTCAGCTCGTTCGGCCTGAGCTTTTACGTGAAAAATATCGCAAGCCTGAATTTTCTTCACGGCACGCTCTCAAGCGTGATTATTCTGATGATCTGGTTTTACCTCGTCGGCTTCGTGCTCCTCACCGGTGGGCAGATCAACGCCCTGCAGGTAAAGAAAACAAAGCCGGACTTTATCGATTAA
- a CDS encoding DUF948 domain-containing protein, translating into MDFLGIGVFIIALAFAGLVIYLAKVLKKTEEVLTHTAKTVENLEGQIGEITSETKLTLYNTNETIADVNHKLTQLDPLFYIVNDVGESVHTVSSSIVKLTKRQNGELERDAARIDEKDVRGWMRTAAFVYYLTKKRREKKAAVRREQEAGTFNEMVEVEQTPAEAELQREHMNV; encoded by the coding sequence ATGGATTTTCTGGGAATTGGCGTATTTATCATCGCTCTCGCCTTCGCAGGGCTTGTTATCTACCTTGCGAAAGTGCTGAAGAAAACAGAGGAAGTGCTCACCCACACCGCAAAAACGGTGGAAAATCTCGAAGGCCAGATCGGGGAGATTACGAGCGAAACGAAGCTCACGCTTTACAATACGAACGAGACGATCGCTGACGTGAATCACAAACTGACGCAGCTCGATCCCCTCTTTTACATCGTCAACGATGTGGGCGAATCGGTGCACACCGTGTCCTCGTCGATTGTCAAGCTCACAAAGCGCCAGAACGGCGAACTTGAGCGCGACGCGGCCCGCATCGACGAAAAAGACGTGCGCGGCTGGATGCGTACTGCCGCTTTCGTTTACTACCTCACGAAAAAGCGCCGGGAGAAAAAAGCAGCGGTGCGCCGGGAGCAGGAAGCCGGTACCTTTAACGAAATGGTGGAAGTCGAGCAGACGCCGGCCGAAGCCGAACTCCAGCGCGAGCATATGAACGTGTAG
- a CDS encoding YecA family protein codes for MAKVKRNDPCVCGSGKKYKKCCSGRQAAASTTIRDEKDFQQFLPRVVAFSKPYEEELQERIWNDVSELRVLKKDDQQAFVQSLSLWSLFNVDAVDGRTIVQAFIDEHKHEYSEAFQTFLAQWERIRPGIYKAELIAGNTMTIVEQFDRAEIRIEMTGAAKQLSEGDMVIGYLYPTLSGYALGSDVMIIPEDFHHLFFREWKMFWLYCSEKGRLSDRELLTRSYPAALHILGGLLTGLVQGIEDDYVKGPYHDVFHQMMEETNDEPIPYAVTLLASRVWSEFVKANEPRITKPAVFSAALEYYIRQETHVEALKLSQKKVADKYGVSPGTVSAKYKLLKEVSAVAQ; via the coding sequence ATGGCTAAAGTAAAACGGAATGACCCGTGCGTGTGCGGGAGCGGGAAGAAATATAAGAAGTGCTGCAGCGGGCGCCAGGCGGCTGCTTCGACAACGATCCGTGACGAGAAGGACTTTCAGCAGTTTCTTCCCCGTGTGGTGGCGTTCAGCAAGCCCTATGAAGAAGAGCTTCAGGAGCGGATCTGGAACGATGTGAGCGAGCTGCGTGTGCTGAAAAAAGACGACCAGCAGGCGTTCGTGCAGAGTCTGAGTCTGTGGAGTCTTTTCAACGTGGATGCGGTGGACGGCCGGACGATCGTGCAGGCGTTTATTGACGAGCATAAGCACGAATATTCCGAGGCGTTTCAGACGTTTCTCGCCCAGTGGGAGCGGATTCGTCCGGGGATTTATAAGGCTGAGCTGATCGCCGGAAATACGATGACGATCGTAGAGCAGTTTGACCGGGCGGAGATCCGGATTGAGATGACGGGTGCCGCCAAGCAGCTGAGTGAAGGAGACATGGTGATTGGGTATCTGTATCCGACCCTGTCCGGGTATGCGCTTGGCTCTGATGTGATGATTATTCCGGAAGACTTCCATCATCTCTTTTTCAGAGAGTGGAAGATGTTCTGGCTCTACTGCAGTGAAAAAGGGCGGCTGTCGGACCGGGAGCTTCTGACGCGGAGCTATCCGGCTGCGCTGCACATTCTCGGCGGGCTTTTGACGGGCCTCGTCCAGGGGATTGAGGATGATTACGTGAAAGGGCCGTACCACGACGTGTTCCATCAGATGATGGAGGAGACCAATGACGAGCCGATTCCATATGCGGTGACCCTTCTCGCCAGCCGCGTCTGGTCGGAGTTTGTGAAAGCGAACGAGCCGCGGATCACGAAGCCTGCGGTGTTCTCGGCGGCGCTTGAGTACTACATCCGCCAGGAGACGCACGTGGAAGCGCTGAAGCTGAGCCAGAAGAAGGTGGCCGATAAGTACGGCGTGTCACCGGGAACGGTGTCGGCGAAGTATAAGCTGCTGAAAGAGGTTTCGGCGGTAGCGCAGTAA
- a CDS encoding DUF4260 domain-containing protein, which translates to MTKLFLHVEGLAVFLLSVYAYSYNDFSWLVFLLLLLAPDLSMAGYMISSKAGAVIYNLFHTYTVPAAAVIAGLIVSSPVVLAGGLIWAAHIGMDRMFGFGLKYGTGFKDTHLDRV; encoded by the coding sequence GTGACCAAACTGTTTTTACATGTGGAAGGGCTGGCAGTTTTCCTGTTAAGTGTGTATGCGTACAGCTATAATGACTTCAGCTGGCTCGTGTTTCTGCTTCTCCTGCTGGCACCGGATCTTTCCATGGCCGGGTATATGATCAGCAGCAAAGCCGGCGCAGTGATCTATAACCTCTTTCATACGTACACGGTCCCGGCTGCGGCAGTGATCGCCGGCCTGATCGTGTCCAGTCCTGTTGTCTTGGCAGGCGGGTTGATCTGGGCGGCTCATATCGGGATGGACCGGATGTTCGGCTTTGGGTTGAAGTACGGGACCGGGTTCAAGGATACGCATCTTGATCGGGTGTGA
- a CDS encoding YtxH domain-containing protein codes for MSGKFKTGIAITGFLAGSVIGGVTAVLTARRPGHDVRVELYAKYLVQKKRFDDLADEVRLESARIEDEYLRVRDQIEAQMNEIDREAVKAAHSEKSEQT; via the coding sequence ATGTCAGGAAAATTCAAAACAGGCATTGCCATTACAGGCTTTCTCGCCGGCTCCGTGATCGGCGGTGTGACCGCCGTTCTAACAGCCCGGCGTCCCGGCCATGACGTGCGAGTGGAACTGTACGCGAAATACTTAGTCCAGAAAAAACGCTTTGACGATCTCGCCGATGAAGTCCGGCTAGAATCAGCGCGGATCGAGGACGAATACCTCCGCGTGCGGGACCAGATTGAAGCCCAGATGAATGAGATTGACCGGGAAGCCGTGAAGGCCGCCCACTCGGAAAAAAGCGAACAGACGTAA
- a CDS encoding cory-CC-star protein, whose amino-acid sequence MNFDLKKMIEMYDQVLRQGHRTEIARELRDEDDLFFILCYSEMLGIPNPAFYYTLELYPHILERFHEWHLRMGMDKSPINGFRCC is encoded by the coding sequence ATGAATTTTGATTTGAAGAAAATGATTGAGATGTACGACCAGGTGCTCCGTCAGGGGCATCGCACGGAGATTGCCCGGGAGCTGCGGGACGAAGACGATCTGTTCTTTATTCTCTGCTATTCGGAGATGCTCGGCATTCCGAATCCTGCGTTTTACTATACGCTCGAGCTGTATCCGCACATTCTCGAGCGGTTTCACGAGTGGCACCTGCGGATGGGGATGGACAAGTCGCCGATCAACGGCTTCCGGTGCTGCTGA